Genomic window (Salvelinus namaycush isolate Seneca chromosome 10, SaNama_1.0, whole genome shotgun sequence):
ATAGGTGTTCTAtcgttcagcctacagtagcagccaatgtgtggtgttcatgagacttttgaaaaaaccATGCagagcttgacattaacctgtttatccacgtgtccttcagacaaggaggtgattaaaaatgttgttgtgttgtttgatacAAGAAACCActtaacaaaataaaatgcattattagtcccataccattattacagagaattaAACAAATTATGCTACTCTCTGCTTGTTGGCTACTTAGGCTTGAATAAGCTATCTCAAAATATAACACTGCCCCTTAAAGACAAAAAAAAAGCCATTTTcatgactcgcttttcaaagatgtctagatatgtatacgttttgtgctcttgtaggaagcaatcactctcccattgctgactacaaattatctataactgggaAAATAattcactaactagcaaaggatatgaacacaTGTGCAcaggtggctacatgcagctctcgctttgatctcaaaacaagcttATCTAACCACAACCGCTCATggtgtaaacacagtccagttcaaagtgaatggcacagatccatatatggcaacggtctatttgcatataggcctactgcagctctgattggttatgccgcacAGTTCTGggtagaatcctactccgattcGTTCTGCCTACAGCAAAATCTCTTGCATATTTAGTTTTGTTCAGGATGTTGCATTGGAAGcggctaatattgcattgattccATCACAATTCCCATAGTAAAGGgaaacattgatagtgttaactaacagggaaaactctagaaagttgagtgacgttcaatctcgtgcttcactgcatgggctgatatttcttctgcgcgACCTGCACAGGAgcgcagtttagagggaacattgcctgACGTGTTCCAAATATCTTGTTAGTTTGTAGAAGTGCTTTATACATTTTTGTCAGTTGTCAGAGTTGGACACTTCTACTTTGACTTTAGGCCTGTGAGTCCATATCTTGTCCATTTATTTAGTGCCTATTGTCAGTACCTGCTCTCCAGACCATCAATATATTCCTTTTTCTTCTTCCTGCTCTCTTGGGCCGACTGCTTGTTCCGGATCTTTCTGCGAATTTTCTTCAGAATCCTCTCCTCATACTAATGGAAAACGACAAAGGAACAAAATATTTAGCATGTTTACGCGCATTTGAAATCCTCAAGAGCCTTAAGTTGTTCTGTGAAGCTGCAAAAGACTGCAAAAAAAGTTTTACCTTGGTGAGGGGTAGTTGGCTAGGCAGAGTCACCCCCTCCTTGGCGAGCAGTTTTTTCTCGTCCTCATTGAGAATCAACTCTTGGAAGGACTGCTGGGACTGCTGTGGGGGCTGGAAGTGAGACGGGAATGTTAATACAGTACATAATATGTAAAGCATCACAACCAGTGGCCTGAGCAGCAATGTGTTTTTCAGAGTGAGTGGAAGGAgtgcagagaggcaggcaggcagcataGCCCATTCCTCTCATCTCCTGCTTTCCTCACACCAGTTACATTACCGTCCTGAACTCATGCCCTGCTGCGACTGTCTCTTTTAAGTTAACCTGTTTCTTCATGTTCTCCTCTGAATGTTTTAGAATGACTTTATCCATCTTACCTATTCCTCTCCACTCCAACACACTCGCCAACATACGAACAAGCCATTACAGACGCACTCATccaagcactcacacacacacttactcgcATGCtagcgcacacgcacacagacacgcacacacacgcataccctTTATCATCACTCACCGTCTCAGATGTACCAGAGAGCAGTAGCTCCTTGACAGTGAGGGGAAAGCTAGAGGTCAGCTGGGTTTTGTGTACATCAGAGGAACACTTTGTCCCACCAGTCCTTCCTGGGTAGAAGCCTGAGTCCCAGCCATCTGTAACcatacagagagacaggatgTGGCCAGACGTAAGGGCCATCatttgtctgtgtttgtgttcatacTGATACAAAGGCAGGATTAGCCTAAAGATACAAATGAAAACTGTGTTGCTTTCAAAGGAGGAGCTTATAATGTTGACATAAGCAATATTAATCACACATCTAACATAACGTAGCAAATTTTCTCAATGTCACTTATATAATAAATAACATGAAATGCTCTATATATTTGTATACTTTCTGTACTAATGTGTGCCATATATGTCCTACTGATATTAATGGAGAAGTCGGTGTCCAGGGCGGCCCTGGTGTGTGGCTGAGGGGGGAGGAAATTGGGCTCTGTGGGAGGGCTCTCAGGGCGCTTGGGGCTGTCCATCTGATCGGAGTGGGGGTCCTCACTGATTCCACTGTCACTGGGAGAGGGAGACCATAGGGGTGACCCCGAAACCGAGTCACTGACACTCAGGAGGGTGTTCAAGAAGTCCTCGCCCTGTAGCTTTGTTGGACGCAGCATCTGCCAAATAACACACCAAATGTTCTAATTACTGTACAGCCGTACTGGAAAGAGTGGTTGAGAAAAGTAGGCTAGATATGGGGATCACGTGGTAGACACAGCCAAGGTGAAAATGTAAAATCACGGCAGGGTAACATCAAAGAGTGAATGCTTTCACTCCACTCACGTTTGGCTTGTGAATAGGCCAGGCATGGTTGTCATGGTGTCCCATCTCCTCGTGACGGAGGATGCCATCGTTCTGATCAAACAGCAAATCAAGCAGCTCAATCCCGTCGCAACCCTGGAACAGAACAGGCCACTCAATGACATCATGCTACTCTATGTTTACAAATGAGAGATAACATACAAAGATCCTTACAGGAAGGCTGTAAAAGCAATCATACCAAGGACTAGCCTTTTATTACCATTATCTCATGTCACTCTTATCTGACTTTTTAATCAGTTTTACCATGCCATTCAACACAGTAAACTTGAGTTAAACTCAATTAAATTGATCTAGTTTGGACTTTAAAAGATTGTCAGTCTATGTAGACCACACAAAACACCCAAACCTACACACTCACCCACTCACTGGCAGGTAGATCTACTGCGTCTTAGGAACTTTGTTATATGGCACATATAACCTTGGCTGCCCTAATAACATAAACTGCTTATCCAGGACATAGTAAAACACAGAAACGAACACATAGGCCGTGTTACCTGGTCTGAATAGTGGTCCATCATTTCAGAACTAGGGTGGAAcagggaggaactccccaaaacAAGATAAATCCAGTAAAATGGTCCGTTTCCTTTGTTGTGAAGGAGCTCTGTTCCAGTGTGTCTCTACTGTATCTCACTGCTCGTGTTCTGAGGTCCAAGGTTTAAACTCCAACAAAGCACATCCAGTCATCAACCCCAGGTCTGTCACCCCATTGGCCAGCATGTAAAGCGGAGATTTGATTGGCAGGGAAAGACTGACAACTGAGGCAAGTTTGACTGTCTAGAAAAGAAAGAACATGGATGGATGAAAAGTTTATACTTTCCTTTCCTCTTGTTGTGTTTGATAGCAGATTGACAGGAGGAATGAGGGTTAACCTTTGACACGGTTTCTGTGTTGTTTGTTAATTCATAAAGTAACCAACACACTATGATACCGTTTATCCATTTCAAACAATCCCCATAAAAATGAAAGAATGCTTTTATAATTAAATCTTTATTTTATAAATTTAAATCAATCAATTCTTTCAAGTCTGAACAGAAAAAAGCATGCCCTTATATCCTCTCACAATTCATAAAATATTTTTATGTAGATCTCCTGGAAGTTTCTGCATTCGTTTCCAGATatatttgtcacgacttccgccgaagttggctcctctccttgttcgggcggcgttcggcgatcgacgtcaccggctttctagccatcaccgctccatttttcatatatccatttgttttgtcttgtttccatacacacctggttttcatttccccaatcaatctacttgtatttaaccctctgtttcccatcatgttttgtgtgtaattgtttcatgttatgTGGTGTTAGTTTACGCGCTTTACTTTTATGTTCCGTTTTTTGAGTGCGTTTGATTTatgtagtgctctcgtttttGGAACTTTAATAAAAGTGCGCCTGTTCAttatactctgctctcctgcacctgacttcgcctccgaTACACCATTGACAATATTTAGAAGACACCACCTGTTGTTATTACTGTGATTCTGTTGTGCTTATGACTAATGCCTAGAATTGCAGCACAGGTATaaattaaacaaaaacaaaacatggGAACATGTTTATGTTTGCTCTTTTCTAAAGTATGTTCAAACTTGTTCCCATTTTAGCTGCAATTATGACACATGCAAAGACCCCTGGGCTCTACAGGGAAAATTAAAAAATCCACCAAAATAAATTGCAGTCATGAATTGCAGTCATCAACTGCCAGTCTCAGTGTTTTAATGTGGAAGACAAATCTATTTAAATCTCACTTTGTCAAATGCTGATACTGATTGGGCTGTTTCAGTTCTCTAAATGTAAATCAGAAAGCCTTAGGAATTGTATTGGAAAGTTGATGGAAGATTATTTTGGCAAGGCTATTAGTCTATACATCTCAATAGTGACAGAGCTATTTCTCTCACATCTActgtgtcttcagaaagtattcacaccccttgtctttttccacattttgttgtgttatagccttcatttaaaattgattaaattcagatttgttgtcactggcctccccataatgtcaaagtggaattacgtttttcgaaatttttacatttacatttggtgcgcaataatagtgtttaacatgatttttgaacgaCTATCTcacctctgtaccccacacatacaattatctgtaaggcccCTCAGTGGAGCAGTGAATTTagaacagattcaaccacaaagaccagggaggttttccaatgccacaccgattggtagatgggtaaaaatatccctttcagcatggtgaagttattaattacactttggatggtgtatcaatacacccagtcactccaaaaatacaggcgtccttcctaacttagttgcgggagaggaaggaaactgctcaaagatttcaccatgaggtcaatggcgacattaaaaatgttatagagtttaatagctgtgataggagaaaactgaagatgaatcaacaacattgtagttattccacaatactaacctaattgatggagtgaaaagaaggaagcctgtatagaataaaaaatattccaaaacatgcatcctttttGCAGCAAGgcaaagtaatactgcaaaaatgtggcaaagcaattaactttttgtcctgaatacaaagtgttatgtttggggcaaatccaatacaacacattactgagtaccactcttcatgttttcatatgttatgggtatgcttgtaatcattaaaaATGGTGGAGTTTTTAAAAtaagataaaaaagaaacggaatggggCTAAGCACACGcagaatcctagaggaaaacctggttcagtctgctttccaccagacactgggagattaattcacctttcagcaagacaataacctaaaacaccaaAAGGCCAAGTCTAcacatctatggcaagacctgaaaatggttgtctaacaatgatcaacaaccaatttgacagagcttgaatcattttggaaataataatgggcaaatgttgtacaatccaggtgtggaaagctcttagagacttacccagaaagacagctgtaatcgctgccaaaggtgattctaacgtgTATTGACTCACacggttgaatacttatttaatcaagatatattagtgttttatttttcctaAAGTTTTTACTAATGTAATATTttgttttcactttgacattacagagtattttgtgtagatcgttgacaaaaatattacaattaaatacatttttatcccactttgtaacacaacaaaatgtggaaaaagtcaaggggtgtgaatacttctgaAGGCCCTGAATATGGTCATAAAGCACACACAGCCGTGAAGCTATCCACCATTTATTCATTTTTCTCATAGACAGTTTACATGAAATTATGAGTTGTGAACTTCTCAGTTGTCAACTTCTAAATGTTCTATTATGTCCAAAAAGCCTGACCCtttttctctccctatctcctaGCTCACTGTATCATTTCAAATATCTGTTGCTCTTTCCTttcgtctgtctctgtcctgctAGCTGTGTCTTCAGTTCAGTTTGCAACAGGATCACTGCCAATAACCATGATGGTCTTTATATTGTGGCCGGATTACGTTATCATTATTGCTCCTCTATCTGATGGGGAATGGGTCCAAAGGGTAAACCCTGTTCTTAGCCTGCAAGTTGCgcttgtacattgttacaacagaATGAAAAAACAATATATCACTACTCTCAGGCTCTGTGGCTTTGGGATTACCCTTATGGATATGGCCTGATGTAACCGGTCATTGCTCCTACAAGCAAACGTTCACATGTTGTCTGTTTAAAGCATACATCCAATGGGTACAATACAGTCCGTGCAAAtattattttgtaaaaaaaaatagacATCTTAAAATGTTGACACAAGTAACTGTAAGTCAAAAGCATCTGCGAGTGTGAGTCAAAAGCAACTGTGAGTGTGAGTCAAAAGCAAATGTGAGTGTGAGTCAAAAGCAACTGTGAGTGTGAGTCAAAAGCAAGTGGGTGTTCAATTGGCTGGATGTGAAGGACTGAATGACAATGTGAATGGAGCCTAAATAGAGATCATGAAAAATAACCTTGAGAGTGTGTTTGGTCTGAATAATACTTGAATGAAAGTAAAGCACTTAGCAGACTGAGTAAGAGTAGATTTCTGGGTGTAATATTGGGCTTAAATGGCTTTGAATGGTCTTTGCACAATCATAATCAGTCTGCGTTCAACTCCTCGCTCAGTCAGTGGGAGTCCAATACACATTGTGGGATTTCAATCACATTCAATGTTTTGAATAGCAGCATAAAGCACGTCCCTTCATATTGACCAGATGTCTTTATCTCAGTGAAAGTAAATCTAGAAATATTCAAAAGTTTGTCTGACTTTAGTCCTATTGATTAAAATCTAGAAGTCTAAGGAGTCGCAAAAGTTATTTAAAACGAAGTCATGCTGCTAAAAACAGCTCTAACAATATGAAATATGACATTTTGCCCTGTAATGGGCTTTTGGGTATGGAACAGGACATTCTGTTATATAAGCCCATGTCTTAAAGTACTATCATTAGATAATACCTTACGTAACAGCACAGACCGGTAGAGAGTGTTGTATGGCACttcagagacagagagttagaaTGCGGTGGAAACTTACTAATGATGCAGAAAGAGGTCTGAACTCTTCGCAGAGGCACCACCTGCTGGAAGACTTGACAAAGTGACGTGGCAACTGGCAGTCGTTCACAGTCGGAGtgcaataataacaataaattGTTTGAAATCAAATGTTCCATAGCTTTCACTTTACATGGGATAAATCACCAAATTCAAATTGTGTACTCTAATCTATCGCTTCcctttcaaaatcaaatcaaattgtatttgtcacatgcccccgaatacaacaagtgtagaccttacagtgaaacgcttacttacaagcccttaaccactGCATTACAGCTACCCTGATATGCTGGTCTCAATCCAGAATTAATGGGAAAGATATGCACaacatgttttttgttttttatgtgATTGAGGCCAAATGAGTTGAAAGAAATCAGGAATAAGTTTTGTTTAATAGGGTTTTTGAGGAATGGCAAAAATGCAGTCCAACTTTTACTTGGGGTGAACTGTCCCATCTAGCCTAaaataggctgcgtttacacaggtagcccaattctgatctttttttcactaattggtcagTCGACCAATCAGATCGGCTCTGAAAAAAAGCTGacgtgaaaagatctgatgtgatatGTCAACAGACCAATTAGTGAGAAataaaaagatcagaattgggctgcctgtgtaaacgaaCCCGTAAAAGTGCATTTTCTATGGGTATAATTTATACTTCTAAAAGGAACATTCAAAAGAAATTGTATTTGTcgcatgcgctgaatacaactagtgtagacctaacagtgaaatgcttgcttacgagcccttcccaaagATGCAGAGCTGCAAAGATGTAtaatgtacatgaaggcagggtaaggtgaccaggcatcaggatagatcaTAATAAggtgtagatatgtacatgaaggcagggtaaagtgactaggcatcaggacagATCATAATAAGGTAtctgaggtagatatgtacatgaaggcagggtaaggtgaccaggcatcaggatagatcaTAATAAGGTATctgaagtagatatgtacatgaaggcagggtaaagtgactaggcatcaggacagATCATAATAAGGTAtctgaggtagatatgtacatgaaggcagggtaaagtgactaggcatcaggacagATCACAATACGGTAtctgaggtagatatgtacatgaaggcagggtaaagtgactaggcatcaggacagATCATAATAAGGTAtctgaggtagatatgtacatgaaggcagggtaaagtgactagtcatcagggtaaagtgactaggcatcaggacagATCATAATAAGGTAtctgaggtagatatgtacatgaaggcagggtaaagtgactaggcatcaggatagagcCTCAGttcgtctgggcatggactctattAGGTGTcggaagcattccacagggatgctggcccatgttgactccaatgcttcccacagttgtgtcaagttggctggatgtcctttgggtggtggaccattcttgagacacagaggaaactgttgagcgtgaaaaatccagcagcattgcagttcttgatacaaaccggtgaacctggcaactactaccataccctgttcaaaggcacttaaatctattgtcttgcccattcaccctctgaatggcacacatacacaatccatgtctcaattgtctaaaggaTTACAaatcttctccccttcatctacactgattgaagtggatttaacaagtgacatcaataagggatcatagctttcacctggattcacctggtcagtccttGTCATGTTCTTAATATGTTGtgtacttagtgtatgtaatctatCCTCAGTGAATGTTGTGATGTTTTTCccctgttcagtgtgtgtgtgtgtgtgtgtgtgtgtgtgtgtgtgtgtgtgtgtgtgtgtgtgtgtgtgtgtgtgtgtgtgtgtgtgtgtgtgtgtgtgtgtgtgtgtgtgtgtgtgtgtgtgtgtgtgtgtgtggacgtgtttatcTATTCTTGTGGGgatcatatttatttttttgaccaacttgggttaaggttagaattatgttaagggttaggagctagggttagttttagggctagggttaggtttagggttagggttaaggttaggtttttgggttaaggttagggttagggttagggttagggttaaggttagggtaagagtacgggttagggttagggtaagagtacgggttagggttaggtttagggttaggggttaggaaaaataggattttgaatgggactgaattgtgtgagagtgtcagtgtagtgtgtgtgtgtacagtagatatagtcttgtgagtgtgcatagagtcagtgcaagataagtgcagatagtccgggtaaccattaaTTAACTATTTATCAGTTCTTTCGGCTATTTATcagtcgtatggcttgggggtagaagctgtctcggagcctgttggtctgGGAGCCAATGCCCAGGTACCGTTTGCcggacggtagcagagtgaacatcTATGGctttggtggctggagtcttttgcaatttttcgggccttcctctgacaccgcctgatatagaggtcctggatggcagggagctcagccacagtgatatactgggctATCCGCACCACGCAATGTAGCGTTTTGCAGTCCAGGGtagtgcatttgccataccaagcagtgatgcagccagtcaagattctCTCGATGGcgtagctgtagaactttttgaggatctgagggcccataccaaatcttttcagcctcctgagggggaggaggtgctgtcatgccctcttcacaactgtgctggtgtgtgtggaccctgttcagtccttagtgatgtggatgccaaggaacttgaagctctcaacccgctccacttcagccctgttgatgtggatgggggtgtgctctcccctctttctcctgtcgtccacgatcagctccttggtcttactgatgtTGAAGGAggggttgttgtcatggcaccacactgtcaagtctctgacctcctccctgtaggctgtctcatcgccgtcggtgatcaggcctacca
Coding sequences:
- the LOC120054772 gene encoding cyclic AMP-responsive element-binding protein 3-like protein 3-B, coding for MMDHYSDQGCDGIELLDLLFDQNDGILRHEEMGHHDNHAWPIHKPNMLRPTKLQGEDFLNTLLSVSDSVSGSPLWSPSPSDSGISEDPHSDQMDSPKRPESPPTEPNFLPPQPHTRAALDTDFSININGWDSGFYPGRTGGTKCSSDVHKTQLTSSFPLTVKELLLSGTSETPPQQSQQSFQELILNEDEKKLLAKEGVTLPSQLPLTKYEERILKKIRRKIRNKQSAQESRKKKKEYIDGLESRMTACNTHNQELQRKVFQLEKCNTSLMEQLRRMQTLVMNGSKKAAQAGTCVLVLLLSFSLILFPNLKPFSDPKVSQGGDFSPVRVQSRSLHNLQSSRVLHVIDQPYHTADGEPKSPHHHFPGDQGVNEMTSLLGKLGTGDGGQGLSNLDPMSPNNSLDEQAHFHGDPITGHIATVTLNPHRRATLRPHADDM